A region from the Manihot esculenta cultivar AM560-2 chromosome 13, M.esculenta_v8, whole genome shotgun sequence genome encodes:
- the LOC110630013 gene encoding F-box/kelch-repeat protein At1g67480 has product MLSFESGKRRLTETNMSFSTSFTQDKSTYSKSNLLLASAVADDIDCPILPGLPDDVAKYCLALVPRPYFPAMGAVCKKWRSVIKSKEFLVVRKLAGLLEEWLFVLTMDSQGKESHWEVMDCLGNRCQLLPPMPGPMKAGFGVVVLNGKLFVMAGYSVIDGTGSASADVYEYDSCLSSWSKLSSMNVARFDFACAEVNGKVYAVGGYGKDGDSLSSVEMYDPDSEKWTLIESLRRPRWGCFACGLEGKLYIMGGRSSFTIGNSKCVDVYDPERHSWCEIKNGCVMVTAHAVLEKKLFCMEWKNQRKLAIFNPEDNSWKMVPVPLTGSSSIGFRFGILDGKLLLFSLEEAPGYRTLLYDPNASPGSEWQTSEIKPSGLCLCSVTIKA; this is encoded by the exons ATGCTGAGTTTTGAGAGTGGAAAGAGGAGACTGACAGAGACAAATATGTCTTTCTCCACTTCGTTCACCCAAGATAAGTCAACTTATTCGAAGAGCAACCTTCTATTAGCTTCGGCAGTTGCTGATGATATTGACTGCCCCATTCTACCTGGGCTGCCTGATGATGTGGCAAAATATTGCCTTGCACTCGTTCCTCGTCCCTATTTCCCAGCTATGGGAGCTGTCTGCAAGAAATGGAGATCTGTTATTAAAAGCAAAGAATTCCTTGTTGTGCGAAAATTGGCTGggttgcttgaggagtggctatTTGTCCTAACTATGGATTCTCAAGGAAAGGAGAGCCACTGGGAGGTTATGGATTGCTTGGGAAACCGGTGTCAGCTTCTTCCACCAATGCCTGGTCCTATGAAAGCTGGCTTTGGGGTAGTTGTTCTGAATGGAAAGCTCTTTGTCATGGCTGGTTATTCAGTTATCGATGGGACTGGCTCTGCCTCTGCAGATGTTTATGAATATGATTCTTGCCTCAGTAG TTGGAGCAAATTATCAAGCATGAATGTTGCACGCTTCGATTTTGCATGTGCAGAGGTTAATGGCAAAGTCTATGCTGTTGGGGGCTATGGAAAAGATGGCGATAGTCTCTCAAGTGTGGAGATGTATGATCCTGACTCTGAAAAATGGACCCTGATAGAGAGTCTTCGCCGCCCAAGGTGGGGCTGTTTCGCTTGTGGCCTTGAGGGGAAGCTTTATATCATGGGAGGACGGTCAAGCTTCACTATTGGTAATTCAAAATGTGTTGATGTGTACGACCCAGAGAGACATTCATGGTGTGAGATCAAGAACGGTTGTGTCATGGTCACTGCTCATGCTGTGCTGGAAAAAAAGCTCTTCTGTATGGAGTGGAAGAATCAGCGGAAACTAGCAATATTCAATCCAGAGGACAATTCCTGGAAAATGGTTCCTGTTCCATTGACAGGCAGCTCAAGTATTGGTTTTCGGTTCGGAATACTCGACGGGAAACTTCTATTGTTTTCACTAGAGGAAGCACCAGGTTATCGAACTCTCTTGTATGATCCTAATGCTTCCCCAGGTTCAGAGTGGCAGACTTCTGAAATAAAGCCATCTGGGCTGTGCTTGTGCAGTGTGACCATCAAGGCATGA
- the LOC110629360 gene encoding nuclear pore complex protein NUP54, with protein MFGAQASPAFGTPSSMPAFGTPSATPAFGTPTSTPAFGTPSSMPAFGTPSSTPAFGAPSSTPAFGTPSSTPAFGTPSTPSFAAGFGSSLFSTPFSSQTQQQQQTPFFLQPSTGLGFQTPYAASQATPFPNAQLTTQMAPVAPLPFSLADRDIQAIVDAYKEEPGNPKYAFKYLLFSVTDPQHRVKPAGVSDIMWAEAMAKLEGMESSDRERLWPQLVQGFKDLSHRLKLQDEVIVSDAERLRMTQSNVKMLQRHFQAETLPWIQRMRQKEQSLQRRLLRIMRIMEALEGKGHRMPLMKGEAELAEKLAAITRQLKGSGAELSRRVQNLLTISRVQANAIGAGGSIYLPGSTKIHDQSLADMQEVLQQQTEAIARLGNVLKRDMRDMEIIMAEDTEMAEDVN; from the exons ATGTTCGGTGCTCAAGCTTCTCCAGCCTTTGGCACGCCATCCTCTATGCCTGCCTTTGGCACTCCATCCGCTACCCCGGCATTTGGCACCCCAACCTCTACCCCAGCTTTTGGCACTCCATCTTCTATGCCTGCGTTTGGCACCCCATCCTCCACCCCAGCCTTTGGCGCGCCCTCTTCGACTCCGGCATTTGGTACTCCGTCTTCGACTCCGGCCTTTGGAACTCCATCTACACCGTCTTTTGCCGCTGGCTTCGGTTCCTCCCTTTTCTCCACCCCATTTTCGTCTCAAACGCAACAGCAACAGCAGACTCCGTTTTTTCTGCAGCCTTCTACTGGTTTAGGATTTCAGACTCCATATGCTGCTTCTCAGGCGACGCCCTTCCCTAATGCTCAACTGACTACTCAGATGGCCCCTGTGGCTCCGCTTCCTTTTTCGCTCGCTGATCGTGATATTCag GCGATTGTGGATGCTTACAAGGAGGAGCCAGGGAACCCTAAGTATGCGTTTAAG TATTTGTTGTTTAGCGTAACTGATCCACAGCATAGGGTGAAGCCTGCTGGTGTATCAGAT ATAATGTGGGCAGAGGCTATGGCAAAGCTAGAGGGTATGGAGAGTTCAGATCGAGAACGATTATGGCCCCAGCTTGTTCAAGGTTTCAAAGACCTGTCTCACCGGCTTAAG CTCCAAGATGAAGTTATTGTTTCAGATGCTGAGCGATTGAGAATGACCCAAAGCAATGTGAAGATG CTTCAAAGGCATTTTCAAGCTGAGACTCTTCCCTGGATCCAAAGAATGAGACAAAAAGAGCAGAGTCTTCAAAGACGTCTTTTAAGG ATAATGAGAATAATGGAGGCCTTGGAAGGTAAGGGTCACCGAATGCCCTTAATGAAAGGAGAAGCTGAATTGGCTGAGAAGTTGGCTGCGATAACCAGACAG TTGAAAGGATCTGGAGCTGAACTTTCTAGACGGGTTCAGAACCTACTCACCATATCACGCGTTCAAGCAAATGCCATTGGAGCTGGCGGTTCTATTTATCTTCCAGGATCAACCAAAATACATGATCAGAGTCTAGCTGACATGCAGGAG GTTTTACAACAACAGACAGAAGCCATTGCTAGGCTTGGCAATGTATTGAAGCGAGATATGAGAGACATGGAAATTATAATGGCAGAGGACACGGAGATGGCAGAAGATGTGAATTAG